A window of the Thermodesulfovibrionales bacterium genome harbors these coding sequences:
- a CDS encoding adenine phosphoribosyltransferase translates to MPIKSRIRTIPDHPKKGILFRDITTLIKDPVGFRLVIDSLTQRYIRTGVQFDLIVGIESRGFIIGGALSYTLGKGFVPIRKAGKLPGEKISHEYALEYGTDKIEIHRDAIERGMNVLLVDDLLATGGTALASAALIEKLGGTISEMAFIVDLPDVGGSKKLREKGYRFFALTEFEGD, encoded by the coding sequence ATGCCGATTAAATCGAGAATACGGACGATACCTGACCACCCGAAAAAGGGTATCCTTTTCAGAGATATAACGACTCTGATCAAGGACCCCGTCGGGTTCAGGCTCGTGATAGACAGTCTCACACAGAGATATATCAGGACAGGCGTGCAATTCGATCTCATTGTCGGCATCGAATCAAGGGGTTTTATTATCGGCGGTGCCCTCTCCTATACCCTCGGAAAGGGCTTTGTCCCGATTCGAAAGGCGGGGAAGCTTCCCGGGGAAAAGATAAGCCACGAATACGCCCTCGAATACGGGACAGACAAGATCGAAATACACAGGGACGCGATAGAGAGGGGTATGAACGTGCTCCTCGTGGATGACCTCCTCGCAACGGGGGGGACTGCTCTCGCCTCAGCCGCTCTTATAGAGAAATTGGGCGGCACCATCTCGGAGATGGCATTCATCGTCGACCTCCCTGATGTCGGCGGCTCGAAGAAACTTAGGGAAAAAGGGTATAGGTTTTTTGCGTTAACGGAATTTGAGGGAGATTAG
- the mtnP gene encoding S-methyl-5'-thioadenosine phosphorylase gives MAKIRVGIIGGSGMDDPRLMRGMKEKRVKTPYGNPSSLLTTGKIHGIDTVILARHGKDHSIYPTGVNFRANIHAMKKEGCTHILATTAVGSLREKIRPGDLIFPDQFIDFTKHRTLTFHDEKVIHTPMAEPFCTTLRSLLVDSAKALNLRHHNRGTVVTIEGPRFSTKAESHMFRRLGADVINMSTVPEVILAREAGICYQTIAMSTDYDCWKEGEEPVSWEMIVSIMTRNAENVKRLLLKTVSKICDTECECR, from the coding sequence ATGGCAAAGATAAGGGTGGGTATCATTGGCGGCTCCGGGATGGATGATCCCCGCCTCATGCGGGGCATGAAAGAAAAAAGGGTGAAGACCCCCTACGGCAATCCCTCTTCGCTGCTTACCACCGGAAAGATCCATGGCATCGATACGGTGATCCTCGCCCGCCATGGCAAAGATCATTCCATATATCCCACAGGAGTCAATTTCAGGGCGAACATTCATGCGATGAAGAAGGAGGGATGCACCCATATCCTCGCTACTACCGCAGTCGGTTCCCTGAGGGAGAAGATACGGCCCGGCGACCTTATCTTTCCCGACCAGTTCATCGATTTCACGAAACACAGAACCCTCACCTTCCATGATGAAAAGGTAATCCATACCCCGATGGCGGAACCCTTCTGCACGACGTTGCGCTCGCTCTTAGTCGATTCTGCCAAAGCATTGAATCTCCGGCACCATAACAGGGGCACCGTCGTCACCATCGAGGGGCCGAGATTCTCGACGAAGGCAGAATCGCATATGTTCAGGAGACTCGGCGCAGACGTAATCAACATGTCGACGGTTCCGGAGGTGATTCTCGCCAGGGAGGCCGGCATCTGCTATCAGACGATAGCGATGTCGACGGATTACGACTGCTGGAAGGAAGGCGAAGAGCCCGTCTCATGGGAGATGATAGTCTCGATCATGACGAGGAATGCGGAGAATGTAAAGAGACTCCTGCTCAAGACGGTCTCGAAAATTTGCGACACCGAATGCGAGTGCCGATAA
- a CDS encoding DUF3786 domain-containing protein, producing MNPLAVYKLLPKTNCGECPQKTCMAFAVALKVDPDVIGGCRYIGQEKVTSIKAMLVTGDWREELIKSLSEEVSKLDFGVIAADLGAHVVDGRLLIRCIGVDHLVGRDGAISPDRENRWIKILLLHYVRNKGRGGFTGRWISFSEMKGGFVKASSFARECEEPLEELMKSDFQGVSAVLSRLGASPVVGYPADYASEISLLPRVKSLIIYRGGDEEFPPSLNILFDAASGHFLDVESIMFLCEGLVHTVTMLLREHTSL from the coding sequence ATGAACCCACTCGCAGTCTATAAACTCTTGCCGAAGACGAATTGCGGAGAATGCCCTCAGAAGACCTGCATGGCCTTCGCCGTAGCTCTGAAAGTTGATCCCGATGTCATCGGAGGATGCAGATATATCGGGCAGGAGAAGGTCACTTCCATTAAGGCCATGCTTGTAACGGGTGACTGGCGGGAAGAACTTATCAAGTCCCTTTCAGAGGAAGTGTCGAAACTGGACTTCGGCGTTATAGCGGCTGATCTGGGTGCTCACGTTGTTGACGGCAGACTCCTGATACGGTGCATAGGCGTCGACCACCTTGTCGGGAGAGATGGAGCAATAAGCCCCGACCGCGAGAATAGATGGATTAAGATCCTCCTCCTTCATTATGTGAGGAACAAGGGCAGGGGAGGGTTTACCGGAAGATGGATATCCTTCTCCGAGATGAAGGGTGGGTTTGTGAAGGCATCCTCCTTTGCGAGGGAATGTGAAGAGCCGTTGGAAGAACTCATGAAAAGCGATTTTCAGGGAGTCAGCGCCGTCCTTTCACGGTTGGGTGCATCCCCGGTGGTCGGATACCCCGCCGACTATGCGTCTGAAATCTCCCTGCTTCCGAGGGTGAAGAGCCTCATTATCTACCGCGGCGGTGATGAAGAATTCCCTCCGTCCCTCAACATCCTCTTTGATGCCGCTTCCGGTCACTTTCTCGACGTGGAGTCGATCATGTTTCTCTGCGAGGGTCTCGTTCATACGGTAACGATGCTCCTCAGGGAGCATACGTCTCTTTAG